GAACGTGTTGTTGTCGTTGGGGTACACGTTGCTGGCGAACGCGGTGGAGACCGCCGTGCAGGTTGTGGGGCTGGACCCGTATCTCGGGGCATTGCACGACGTGGCGTACGGGCGGCCTTCGTTGGTGTGCGATCTGATGGAGGAGTACAGGAGTGTGATTGTGGACCCGATGGTGGTGGCGTGTTTGAATCAGCGGGCGTTTACGCCGGACGATTTCGAGGGGGCTGGCGAGGGGGAGCCGGTCCGGTTCAAGCGACCGGCGTTACGGTGGTTTGTGGAGTTATTCGAGCGGCGGATTCGGGGCGAGGTGCTGTACGCGCCGCGCAACCAGCGTCTGACGTACCGGCAGGTCATCGAGGAGCAGGTGCGGCAATTCGCACGCTATCTTATGGGTGCGGAGGAGCAGTACCGGCCCCTGGCAGTGCGCTAAGGCGGTACGGTCCAACCTCCAGGCCCTCAAGCCCCCAGGACCCCAGGACCCCAGGACCCATGTTCACCGTCATCGCTTTCGACGTGAGCGACGACCGGCGCCGGTACCGGGTGGTCAAGGCGTTGCGGCGGTATGCGGTGCGGGTACAGAAGTCGGTGTTCGAGGCGCCGGAGTTGACGCCGCAGGGATTTCGGCGGTTGCGGCAGCAGTTGGAGGAGTCGATCGACGCGAGTCGGGATCGGGTGCA
This window of the Candidatus Binatia bacterium genome carries:
- the cas1 gene encoding CRISPR-associated endonuclease Cas1, with the translated sequence NVLLSLGYTLLANAVETAVQVVGLDPYLGALHDVAYGRPSLVCDLMEEYRSVIVDPMVVACLNQRAFTPDDFEGAGEGEPVRFKRPALRWFVELFERRIRGEVLYAPRNQRLTYRQVIEEQVRQFARYLMGAEEQYRPLAVR
- the cas2 gene encoding CRISPR-associated endonuclease Cas2; the encoded protein is MFTVIAFDVSDDRRRYRVVKALRRYAVRVQKSVFEAPELTPQGFRRLRQQLEESIDASRDRVHYYFLCGGCVSRVETSGRARVTRREEWRVV